The Thermobispora bispora DSM 43833 genome window below encodes:
- the dcd gene encoding dCTP deaminase, translating into MLLSDRDLRAEIESGRIKIDPWDPEMLQPSSIDVRLDRYFRVFENHRYPHIDPAVEQPDLTRLVEPVGDEPFILHPGEFVLASTYEVISLPDDVAARLEGKSSLGRLGLLTHSTAGFIDPGFEGHVTLELSNVATLPIKLWPGMKIGQLCMFRLSSPAEYPYGSPRYGSRYQGQRGPTPSRSYLNFHRTKV; encoded by the coding sequence GTGCTCCTATCCGACCGCGATCTGCGCGCCGAGATCGAATCGGGGCGGATCAAGATCGACCCGTGGGACCCCGAGATGTTGCAGCCGTCGAGCATCGACGTGCGGCTCGACCGGTATTTCCGGGTTTTCGAGAACCACCGGTACCCGCACATCGACCCGGCGGTGGAGCAGCCCGATCTGACCCGGCTGGTGGAACCGGTCGGTGACGAACCCTTCATCCTGCATCCCGGCGAGTTCGTGCTCGCGAGCACATACGAGGTGATCAGCCTCCCCGACGACGTGGCGGCGCGCCTCGAGGGCAAGTCGAGCCTGGGCCGGCTCGGCCTGCTCACGCACTCCACCGCCGGCTTCATCGACCCCGGCTTCGAAGGGCACGTGACGTTGGAGCTCTCCAACGTGGCCACGCTGCCGATCAAGCTCTGGCCGGGCATGAAGATCGGCCAGCTCTGCATGTTCCGGCTCAGCTCGCCCGCCGAGTACCCGTACGGCTCACCGAGGTACGGCTCGCGCTACCAGGGGCAGCGCGGGCCGACGCCGAGCCGGTCCTACCTGAACTTTCACCGGACCAAGGTCTGA
- a CDS encoding DUF47 domain-containing protein, producing the protein MRLRLTPREDSYYDLFAHAANNIVTASRVLVEIISDGSDREALAEKMRACEHAGDEHTHAIMNRLNESFITPFDREDIYRLASNLDDVMDFMEAAADLIVLYQIDRLPRDVIQQVEVLERAAELTADAMPRLRSMQHLNGYWIEINRLENQADQIYRRLLAKLFSGEYDALTVMKMREVIEQLELAADAFEHVANTIESIAVKES; encoded by the coding sequence GTGCGACTGCGTCTCACACCACGTGAGGACAGCTACTACGACTTGTTCGCGCACGCGGCCAACAACATCGTCACTGCCTCGCGTGTCCTCGTCGAGATCATCAGCGACGGCTCCGACCGGGAGGCGCTGGCGGAGAAGATGCGTGCCTGCGAGCACGCGGGTGACGAGCACACCCACGCGATCATGAATCGCCTCAATGAGAGTTTCATCACGCCCTTCGACCGCGAGGACATCTACCGCCTCGCGTCGAACCTCGACGACGTGATGGACTTCATGGAGGCGGCGGCCGACCTCATCGTGCTCTACCAGATCGACCGGCTGCCCAGGGATGTCATCCAGCAGGTCGAGGTGCTCGAGCGGGCCGCCGAGCTCACCGCCGACGCCATGCCGCGCCTGCGCTCGATGCAGCACCTCAACGGGTACTGGATCGAGATCAACCGGCTCGAGAACCAGGCGGACCAGATCTACCGCCGGCTGCTGGCGAAGCTCTTCAGCGGGGAGTACGACGCGCTCACGGTCATGAAGATGCGTGAGGTGATCGAGCAGCTGGAGCTCGCCGCCGACGCGTTCGAGCACGTGGCGAACACGATCGAGTCGATCGCTGTCAAGGAAAGCTAA
- a CDS encoding inorganic phosphate transporter → MELALVIGVIVIALIFDYTNGFHDAANAIATSVSTRALTPRTALIMAAVMNFIGAHLGTSVAQTVGKGIIAPPDGQQGLLIVGGALIGAILWNLITWYFGLPSSSSHALIGGLVGSALAAGAGVSWSGVVEKVVIPMILSPVIGFTLGALIMIAILWIFRRSNPHRTGKGFRYAQTVSAAAMALGHGLQDAQKTMGVIFLALVVGGYVAPTDPIPEWVITIAAAAISLGTYAGGWRIMRTLGRRIIHLNAPAGFAAEMAAASVLYGAAMGFGAPISTTHTITTAIMGVGATRRLSAVRWGVAGNIVTAWVLTIPAAAVVAALSYGLLHLIFRV, encoded by the coding sequence GTGGAGCTCGCACTCGTCATCGGCGTCATCGTCATCGCCCTGATCTTCGACTACACCAACGGTTTCCATGACGCCGCCAACGCGATCGCGACCTCGGTCTCGACCCGCGCGCTCACCCCGCGTACGGCGCTGATCATGGCAGCGGTGATGAACTTCATCGGGGCGCACCTCGGCACCTCGGTCGCCCAGACGGTCGGCAAGGGCATCATCGCCCCGCCGGACGGGCAGCAAGGCCTGCTCATCGTGGGCGGGGCGCTGATCGGTGCGATCCTGTGGAACCTCATCACCTGGTACTTCGGCCTGCCCTCCTCCAGCAGCCACGCCCTGATCGGCGGCCTGGTCGGCTCGGCGCTCGCGGCCGGCGCCGGCGTCTCCTGGAGCGGCGTGGTGGAGAAGGTCGTGATCCCCATGATCCTGTCGCCCGTGATCGGCTTCACCCTGGGCGCGCTGATCATGATCGCGATCTTGTGGATCTTCCGGCGCTCGAACCCGCACCGGACCGGCAAGGGCTTCCGGTACGCCCAGACCGTCTCGGCCGCGGCGATGGCGCTCGGGCACGGCCTGCAGGACGCGCAGAAGACGATGGGCGTGATCTTCCTCGCCCTCGTGGTCGGGGGGTACGTGGCGCCCACCGACCCGATCCCCGAGTGGGTGATCACCATCGCGGCCGCGGCGATCTCGCTCGGCACGTACGCCGGGGGCTGGCGCATCATGCGCACGCTCGGCCGGCGCATCATCCACCTGAACGCCCCGGCCGGCTTCGCCGCCGAGATGGCGGCCGCCTCCGTGCTGTACGGCGCGGCCATGGGGTTCGGCGCCCCGATCTCCACCACCCACACCATCACCACCGCGATCATGGGGGTGGGGGCGACCCGGCGCCTGTCGGCGGTCCGCTGGGGCGTCGCCGGCAACATCGTCACCGCCTGGGTCCTGACGATCCCCGCCGCCGCCGTCGTCGCCGCCCTCTCCTACGGCCTGCTGCACCTGATCTTCCGCGTGTGA
- the mshD gene encoding mycothiol synthase translates to MTVRVEIRETPGDQEAVLALAEAAAEADGVRPLNEQTLLALRYGGPSGARFLLLYDGDELAGFAYLEPSDPPSGELVVHPGFRGRGLGGRLLAAVLDTGGKGVRLWAHGDLPAAARLAAGFGMTRARALWRMRRPLTTPLPAPELPEGVRLRTFEPGRDEEAWLALNARAFADHPEQGSWTLEDLKRRQQEPWFDPAGFFLAERAGTLVGFHWTKVHAQAEGADGPIGEVYVVGVDPEERGTGLGRALTLAGLAHLRSRGLDQVMLYVDEANTAAVRLYESLGFTRWTVDVMYRR, encoded by the coding sequence ATGACGGTGCGCGTGGAGATCCGGGAGACTCCTGGCGATCAAGAGGCCGTGCTCGCCCTCGCCGAGGCCGCCGCGGAAGCGGACGGCGTGCGCCCTCTCAACGAGCAGACGCTGCTCGCCCTGCGGTACGGCGGGCCGTCCGGGGCCCGGTTCCTGCTCCTCTACGACGGTGATGAGCTGGCCGGGTTCGCGTACCTGGAGCCGTCCGATCCCCCGAGCGGGGAGCTCGTCGTCCACCCGGGCTTCCGCGGCCGCGGGCTCGGCGGCCGGCTGCTCGCGGCCGTCCTCGACACCGGCGGCAAGGGCGTGCGGCTGTGGGCGCACGGCGACCTTCCGGCGGCGGCACGGCTCGCCGCGGGCTTCGGCATGACCCGGGCGCGGGCGCTGTGGCGGATGCGCCGCCCGCTCACCACGCCGCTGCCCGCCCCAGAGCTCCCGGAGGGCGTACGGCTGCGCACCTTCGAGCCGGGGCGGGACGAGGAGGCGTGGCTGGCCCTGAACGCCCGGGCCTTCGCCGACCACCCCGAGCAGGGCTCCTGGACCTTGGAGGACCTCAAACGGCGGCAGCAGGAGCCCTGGTTCGACCCGGCCGGGTTCTTCCTCGCGGAGCGTGCGGGCACGCTCGTGGGCTTCCACTGGACCAAGGTCCACGCGCAGGCGGAAGGCGCAGACGGGCCGATCGGGGAGGTGTACGTGGTGGGGGTGGACCCGGAGGAGCGGGGAACCGGCCTCGGCCGGGCGCTCACCCTCGCCGGCCTGGCCCATCTGCGCTCGCGCGGCCTGGACCAGGTGATGCTCTACGTGGACGAGGCGAACACGGCGGCGGTCAGGCTCTACGAGTCGCTCGGGTTCACCAGGTGGACCGTGGACGTCATGTACCGGCGGTGA
- a CDS encoding bifunctional metallophosphatase/5'-nucleotidase: MTKAFLTRLAVAGTAVAGVLALAALPAGADPAPQSASKGRGNGGSKPDHSVPVRLLTINDLHGNLEPPTGSSGRIVDETGQTVDAGGAAYLAAHLKRLRDRNTLVVAAGDLIGASPLISAAYHDEPTVSLLDKLGLATSAAGNHEFDEGYAELKRIMDGGCHPTDGCSPAGKWKGARFDYLAANVVREKNGAEALPPYVIKQVNGVKIGFIGLVTQTTPSIVTSSGIQGLEFTDEVEAANRVSRLLAAKGVKAQVVLVHEGDQVATPQSPDTCPVVPGPGSRIAAGLDPEIDLVISGHSHQAYICKIKDPAGQDRYHTQGSSFGRIITQIDFRVDRKTRDVIRSSVSADNHVVTRTITPDPEVEAYVQTWKERVSVVANRPVGNITATIARDPSGAGESPLGNLIADAQLEAAREGGAEIALMNPGGVRADLTYPASGSEGDGVVTYGEAFTVQPFNNLVQVVTLTGEQLRRLLEQQWTESYTRVLQPSASLTYTADLTKPIGSRVSDIKINGIPVTDTQRIRVAANNFLIGGGDGFTVFTEGTELWSGPLDIDAFVAYLSAHSPVDPPATDRITFIR; encoded by the coding sequence ATGACCAAAGCCTTTCTCACCCGGCTGGCGGTCGCCGGCACCGCCGTGGCGGGCGTCCTCGCCCTCGCCGCGCTCCCCGCGGGTGCCGACCCCGCACCGCAGAGCGCGTCCAAGGGCCGCGGAAACGGCGGCTCCAAACCGGACCACTCCGTGCCGGTACGCCTGCTCACCATCAACGACCTGCACGGGAACCTCGAACCCCCGACCGGCTCGAGCGGCCGCATCGTGGACGAGACCGGGCAGACCGTCGACGCCGGGGGCGCCGCCTACCTCGCCGCCCACCTGAAGCGGCTCCGCGACCGGAACACCCTCGTCGTCGCCGCCGGTGACCTCATCGGCGCCTCCCCGCTCATCTCCGCCGCCTACCACGACGAGCCGACCGTCTCCCTGCTCGACAAGCTCGGCCTGGCGACCTCCGCGGCGGGCAACCACGAGTTCGACGAGGGGTACGCCGAGCTCAAGCGGATCATGGACGGCGGCTGCCACCCCACCGACGGGTGCTCCCCCGCGGGCAAGTGGAAGGGCGCCCGCTTCGACTACCTCGCCGCGAACGTGGTCCGGGAGAAGAACGGCGCCGAGGCCCTGCCGCCGTACGTCATCAAGCAGGTCAACGGGGTGAAGATCGGCTTCATCGGCCTCGTCACCCAGACCACGCCGAGCATCGTCACCTCCTCCGGGATCCAGGGGCTGGAGTTCACCGACGAGGTGGAGGCGGCGAACCGGGTGTCGCGGCTGCTCGCCGCCAAGGGGGTGAAGGCCCAGGTGGTCCTGGTCCACGAGGGTGACCAGGTCGCCACCCCGCAGAGCCCCGACACCTGCCCGGTCGTGCCCGGCCCCGGCTCGCGGATCGCGGCCGGCCTCGACCCCGAGATCGACCTCGTCATCTCCGGCCACTCCCACCAGGCCTACATCTGCAAGATCAAGGACCCGGCGGGCCAGGACCGGTACCACACCCAGGGCTCGTCGTTCGGGCGGATCATCACCCAGATCGACTTCCGCGTCGACCGCAAGACGCGGGACGTCATCCGCTCGTCCGTGTCCGCCGACAACCACGTGGTGACCCGCACCATCACCCCCGACCCCGAGGTCGAGGCGTACGTGCAGACCTGGAAGGAGCGGGTCTCCGTGGTCGCCAACCGGCCGGTGGGGAACATCACCGCCACCATCGCCCGCGACCCGTCCGGGGCCGGGGAGTCCCCGCTCGGCAACCTGATCGCCGACGCCCAGCTCGAGGCGGCCCGGGAGGGCGGCGCCGAGATCGCGCTGATGAACCCCGGCGGTGTCCGCGCCGACCTCACCTACCCGGCCAGCGGGTCCGAGGGCGACGGGGTCGTGACGTACGGCGAGGCCTTCACGGTCCAGCCGTTCAACAACCTCGTGCAGGTGGTCACGCTCACCGGGGAGCAGCTCCGCCGGCTGCTCGAGCAGCAGTGGACCGAGTCCTACACCCGGGTGCTGCAGCCGTCGGCCTCGCTCACCTACACGGCCGACCTGACCAAGCCCATCGGCTCCCGGGTCTCCGACATCAAGATCAACGGCATCCCGGTGACCGACACCCAGCGGATCCGGGTGGCGGCGAACAACTTCCTCATCGGCGGCGGCGACGGCTTCACCGTGTTCACCGAGGGCACGGAGCTGTGGAGCGGGCCGCTCGACATCGACGCGTTCGTCGCCTACCTCAGCGCCCACTCCCCGGTGGACCCGCCGGCCACGGACCGCATCACGTTCATCCGGTGA
- a CDS encoding response regulator transcription factor, whose protein sequence is MSNLLLLTNALEPSTEILPALGLLLHPVRVAPAEASALIDAPPADAILVDARRELIHAKSLCRLLRTTGLTAPLIAIVTEGSLAAINAEWGVDDVVLESAGPAEVEARLRLAIGKLSTSEAEKAPGEIRSGDLSIDEATYTARIRGRVLDLTFKEFELLKYLAQHPGRVFTRAQLLQEVWGYDYFGGTRTVDVHVRRLRAKLGSEYESLIGTVRNVGYRFVPDRGGDQQNKVAREKAREAAREKNPEEQHA, encoded by the coding sequence GTGAGCAACCTGCTCCTGCTGACCAACGCGCTCGAGCCCTCCACCGAGATACTCCCCGCACTCGGGCTGCTGCTCCACCCGGTGCGGGTGGCCCCGGCAGAGGCCAGCGCGCTCATCGACGCACCGCCCGCCGACGCGATCCTCGTCGATGCGCGCCGGGAGCTGATCCACGCCAAGAGCCTGTGCCGCCTGCTGCGGACCACCGGGCTCACCGCCCCGCTCATCGCCATCGTGACCGAGGGCAGCCTCGCCGCGATCAACGCCGAGTGGGGCGTGGACGACGTGGTCCTGGAGAGCGCCGGCCCGGCCGAGGTCGAGGCCCGGCTCCGGCTGGCCATCGGGAAGCTCTCCACCTCCGAGGCGGAGAAGGCTCCGGGGGAGATCCGCAGCGGGGACCTGAGCATCGACGAGGCCACGTACACCGCGCGGATCCGCGGCCGGGTGCTCGATCTCACGTTCAAGGAGTTCGAGCTGCTGAAGTACCTCGCCCAGCACCCGGGCCGGGTGTTCACCCGGGCCCAGCTCCTGCAGGAGGTCTGGGGGTACGACTACTTCGGCGGCACCCGGACCGTGGACGTGCACGTCCGGCGGCTGCGGGCCAAGCTGGGCAGCGAGTACGAGTCGCTGATCGGCACGGTGCGGAACGTCGGCTACCGGTTCGTCCCCGATCGGGGCGGGGACCAGCAGAACAAGGTCGCCCGGGAGAAGGCCCGGGAGGCCGCCCGGGAGAAGAATCCCGAGGAGCAGCACGCCTGA
- a CDS encoding MoaD/ThiS family protein codes for MASGTVRYWAAAKDAAGVAEEPFEAETLGELIRRISGNPELERVLRRSSFLVNGAPAGTRDPGTIRLPEGAVVEVLPPFAGG; via the coding sequence ATGGCGAGCGGGACGGTCCGCTACTGGGCCGCGGCGAAGGACGCCGCCGGCGTCGCCGAGGAGCCCTTCGAGGCTGAGACCCTCGGGGAGCTGATCCGCCGGATCTCCGGCAATCCGGAGCTGGAGCGCGTGTTGCGGCGATCGTCGTTTCTCGTGAACGGGGCGCCCGCGGGCACCCGTGACCCCGGCACCATCCGCCTGCCGGAGGGCGCGGTCGTCGAGGTCCTCCCGCCCTTCGCCGGCGGGTGA
- a CDS encoding DUF2993 domain-containing protein, whose translation MRKLLVSVFVLAALLVGLDRVAVVGAEREIARRVQAVFDLPDPVSVDITGFPFLTQALSGRLEEISLSAGEVTKAGITLSRIDATLEGVTAPLGELIEDSANADVRAERITGTAVISMKTIAEFAPPGIRVTGTGGDTVKVSGRVTAFGQRVPVDAEMKIHVGRGEIRLTPVSVNVGGGMQVPNAERLLTFTVPIPNLPLGLKVTRVTSTSDGLALTGTATDVRFR comes from the coding sequence ATGCGCAAGTTGCTCGTGTCGGTCTTCGTGCTCGCCGCCCTGCTCGTAGGCCTCGACCGGGTCGCCGTGGTGGGCGCCGAGCGGGAGATCGCCCGGCGAGTCCAGGCCGTCTTCGACCTCCCCGACCCGGTCTCCGTGGACATCACGGGCTTTCCGTTCCTCACCCAGGCCCTCTCCGGGCGCCTCGAGGAGATCTCCCTGAGCGCCGGCGAGGTGACCAAGGCCGGGATCACGCTGTCGAGGATCGACGCCACCCTCGAGGGGGTCACCGCCCCGCTCGGCGAGCTGATCGAGGACAGCGCGAACGCCGATGTCCGGGCCGAGCGGATCACCGGCACCGCGGTGATCTCCATGAAGACGATCGCCGAGTTCGCGCCGCCCGGCATCCGGGTGACGGGCACCGGCGGCGACACCGTGAAGGTCTCCGGAAGGGTCACCGCGTTCGGGCAGCGGGTCCCGGTCGACGCCGAGATGAAGATCCACGTGGGGCGGGGGGAGATCCGCCTCACACCGGTCAGCGTCAACGTCGGCGGCGGCATGCAGGTACCGAACGCGGAACGGCTCCTCACCTTCACCGTCCCCATCCCGAACCTCCCGCTGGGGCTCAAGGTCACCCGGGTGACGTCGACCTCCGATGGGCTCGCACTGACCGGGACGGCGACCGATGTCCGATTCCGCTGA
- a CDS encoding sigma-70 family RNA polymerase sigma factor gives MSDSAEPGRAGEPPGPAVRDKGVGTGAGTGEELVRALFAHHAGPLYGYALRLTGDPGKAEDVVQETLLRAWRHPAVLEGRPVRAWLFTVARNLVVDQHRARQARPQETGDEALARVPADDELERAVESWEIAEAIASLRPEHRDVLLEVYYRGKSVKEAAEALGIPPGTVKSRTYYALRALKLALEERGLAP, from the coding sequence ATGTCCGATTCCGCTGAACCGGGGCGGGCCGGCGAACCGCCCGGCCCCGCCGTACGTGACAAGGGTGTGGGCACGGGAGCGGGCACCGGCGAGGAGCTCGTGCGGGCGCTCTTCGCCCACCACGCGGGGCCGTTGTACGGCTACGCGCTGCGGCTCACCGGTGATCCGGGCAAGGCGGAGGACGTGGTGCAGGAGACGCTGCTGCGGGCGTGGCGGCACCCCGCCGTCCTGGAGGGGCGCCCGGTGCGGGCATGGCTGTTCACCGTCGCCCGCAACCTCGTGGTCGACCAGCACCGGGCGCGCCAGGCGCGACCCCAGGAGACCGGGGACGAGGCGCTCGCCCGGGTGCCCGCCGACGACGAGCTCGAGCGGGCGGTCGAGTCCTGGGAGATCGCCGAGGCGATCGCGTCGCTGCGCCCGGAGCACCGCGACGTGCTGCTGGAGGTGTACTACCGGGGGAAGTCGGTCAAGGAGGCGGCCGAGGCCCTCGGCATCCCGCCGGGCACGGTGAAATCACGGACCTACTACGCACTCCGGGCGCTCAAGCTCGCCCTGGAGGAACGGGGGCTGGCGCCATGA
- a CDS encoding zf-HC2 domain-containing protein, whose product MTCEETRMSLGVYVLGALDADEEAAVRAHLEACAACRAEAEELSGLTPLLARVTERDIEQVGEPPRAVLDRLITTAARRGRRRRLLLALAASVSVVALAGTAWLTVAQGARNGAAESAADTSTAQTADISAADRPEIALDRASTPGDGRTTMATEARGANGDMRVAVRLIPREGGTEVVARVAGVPAGTLCTLRAIGTDGTVAPVGSWSVAPGLYREDNVVFEGRTGLQLPYIQRLELTGSDGDVLVTVPVRHRPGPG is encoded by the coding sequence ATGACGTGCGAGGAGACGAGGATGTCGCTCGGCGTCTACGTCCTCGGGGCGCTCGACGCCGACGAGGAGGCCGCGGTCCGGGCCCACCTCGAGGCCTGCGCCGCCTGCCGGGCCGAGGCCGAGGAGCTCTCCGGGCTGACGCCCCTGCTCGCCCGGGTGACCGAGCGGGACATCGAGCAGGTGGGCGAGCCGCCCCGGGCCGTGCTCGACCGGCTGATCACCACGGCCGCGCGGCGCGGCCGCCGCCGGCGCCTGCTGCTCGCGCTCGCCGCCTCGGTCTCCGTGGTCGCCCTCGCCGGTACGGCATGGCTCACCGTCGCCCAGGGCGCCCGGAACGGCGCCGCCGAGAGCGCGGCGGACACGTCCACGGCGCAGACCGCGGACATCAGCGCGGCGGACCGGCCCGAGATCGCTCTGGACCGGGCGTCCACTCCCGGCGATGGGCGGACCACGATGGCCACCGAGGCACGCGGCGCGAACGGCGACATGCGCGTCGCCGTACGGCTCATCCCGCGGGAAGGCGGGACCGAGGTCGTCGCCCGGGTCGCCGGCGTGCCCGCCGGAACGCTGTGCACCCTGCGCGCCATCGGCACCGACGGCACGGTCGCCCCCGTGGGGAGCTGGTCGGTCGCGCCCGGGCTGTACCGCGAGGACAACGTGGTCTTCGAGGGGCGGACCGGCCTGCAGCTCCCCTACATCCAGCGGCTGGAGCTCACCGGGTCGGACGGCGACGTGCTCGTCACCGTGCCCGTACGGCACCGGCCCGGCCCGGGCTGA
- a CDS encoding TlpA family protein disulfide reductase — MGVIVLAVTLAVGVVIGLFLRHRDGRMRTVSAPASDQAPQERSPGEPSAGATVLTSEDIGAELGERATLVQFSTAFCQPCRATRVVLGEVARIVPGVRHVEIDAESRLDLVRRLGIMRTPTVLVLDRSGNVVKRASGRPRKVDVIAALGAVVDDDAPRPAAETSHEPSQHSDKV; from the coding sequence GTGGGAGTCATCGTCCTCGCGGTCACGCTCGCCGTCGGCGTCGTCATCGGCCTGTTCCTGCGCCATCGGGACGGGAGGATGCGCACGGTGAGCGCTCCGGCATCCGATCAGGCGCCGCAGGAGCGGTCCCCCGGCGAGCCGTCGGCCGGGGCGACCGTGCTGACCAGCGAGGACATCGGCGCCGAGCTGGGGGAGCGGGCCACGCTCGTGCAGTTCTCCACCGCCTTCTGCCAGCCGTGCCGCGCCACCCGGGTGGTCCTCGGCGAGGTGGCCCGGATCGTGCCCGGGGTACGGCACGTGGAGATCGACGCCGAGTCCCGGCTCGACCTGGTCCGGCGGCTCGGCATCATGCGCACGCCGACCGTGCTTGTGCTCGACCGTTCGGGGAATGTTGTCAAGCGTGCCTCGGGCCGGCCTCGGAAGGTCGACGTGATCGCGGCATTGGGGGCGGTGGTGGACGATGACGCACCTCGTCCAGCTGCGGAGACGTCTCACGAGCCGTCTCAGCATTCGGACAAGGTGTGA
- a CDS encoding putative leader peptide, protein MVMTSTTELLTKRRAVDYCRVATALCRLA, encoded by the coding sequence ATGGTCATGACTTCCACGACAGAGCTGCTCACCAAGCGCCGCGCGGTCGACTACTGCCGCGTCGCCACTGCGCTCTGTCGCCTGGCCTGA
- a CDS encoding DUF4395 domain-containing protein encodes MQIDPRGPRFSAVITTLVLAAVLVTGSAWLLAFQALVFVLGIFDASPYGLIYKRLVRPRLGPPSELEDAAPPRFAQGVGSVFAIAGLIGFATGITPLAYGATAAALLAAFLNAAFGLCLGCQMYLIIRRLQPGRVQ; translated from the coding sequence ATGCAGATCGACCCTCGAGGCCCCCGTTTCAGCGCGGTTATCACCACCCTCGTCCTCGCAGCCGTCCTGGTGACGGGCAGCGCGTGGCTGCTCGCCTTCCAGGCCCTGGTCTTCGTGCTCGGCATCTTCGACGCCTCGCCGTACGGGCTGATCTACAAGAGGCTCGTGCGCCCGCGGCTCGGACCGCCGAGCGAGCTCGAGGACGCGGCACCGCCACGGTTCGCTCAGGGTGTCGGGTCGGTGTTCGCGATCGCAGGTCTGATCGGGTTCGCAACAGGGATCACCCCGCTGGCCTACGGCGCGACAGCAGCGGCATTGCTGGCCGCCTTCCTCAACGCAGCCTTCGGTCTCTGTCTCGGCTGCCAGATGTACCTGATCATTCGCCGTCTTCAACCTGGGAGAGTTCAATGA
- a CDS encoding sulfurtransferase, with the protein MSRSAVLVDADWVEANLDTPGVVIVEVDEDTTAYDKGHIRGAIKLDWKKDLQDPVRRDFIDKAGFEALLSERGIANDDTVVLYGGNNNWFAAYAYWYFKLYGHEKVKLLDGGRKKWELESRELVTEVPQRPRTNYKAKDQDLSIRAFRDDVINAIGKLNLVDVRSPDEFVGKLLAPAHLPQEQAQRPGHVPTARNIPWSKAVNDDGTFKSDEELRKIYSDAGVDFSKDTIAYCRIGERSAHTWFVLHELLDLPNVKNYDGSWTEYGSLVGVPIELGEAR; encoded by the coding sequence ATGAGCCGCTCTGCCGTTCTGGTGGATGCCGACTGGGTGGAAGCGAACCTCGACACGCCCGGCGTGGTGATCGTCGAGGTCGACGAGGACACGACCGCTTACGACAAGGGCCACATCCGCGGGGCCATCAAGCTCGACTGGAAGAAGGACCTGCAGGACCCGGTCCGCCGCGACTTCATCGACAAGGCCGGCTTCGAGGCCCTGCTGTCGGAGCGCGGCATCGCCAACGACGACACCGTGGTCCTCTACGGCGGCAACAACAACTGGTTCGCCGCCTACGCGTACTGGTACTTCAAGCTCTACGGCCACGAGAAGGTCAAGCTGCTCGACGGCGGCCGGAAGAAGTGGGAGCTGGAGTCCCGCGAGCTGGTCACCGAGGTGCCGCAGCGGCCGCGCACCAACTACAAGGCCAAGGACCAGGACCTGTCCATCCGCGCGTTCCGTGACGACGTCATCAACGCGATCGGCAAGCTGAACCTGGTCGACGTGCGCTCGCCCGACGAGTTCGTCGGCAAGCTGCTCGCCCCGGCCCACCTGCCGCAGGAGCAGGCGCAGCGCCCGGGCCACGTGCCCACGGCCCGCAACATCCCGTGGTCCAAGGCCGTGAACGACGACGGCACCTTCAAGTCGGACGAGGAGCTGCGGAAGATCTACTCCGACGCCGGCGTCGACTTCAGCAAGGACACCATCGCGTACTGCCGGATCGGCGAGCGCTCGGCGCACACCTGGTTCGTGCTGCACGAGCTCCTCGACCTGCCGAACGTGAAGAACTACGACGGTTCCTGGACCGAGTACGGCTCGCTCGTGGGCGTGCCGATCGAGCTTGGGGAGGCCCGCTGA
- a CDS encoding DUF1416 domain-containing protein produces the protein MSQGCGAPAQTVTLPVGVDLSSQAIIQGVVTGTGGTAYARLLDRTGEFAGEVVVSDEGVFRFFAAPGRWTVRIIAAGGVTRDVEVEAKLGEVTQVSIDL, from the coding sequence ATGAGTCAGGGATGCGGAGCTCCGGCGCAGACCGTGACCCTTCCGGTGGGGGTCGATCTGTCGAGCCAGGCCATCATCCAGGGCGTGGTCACCGGCACCGGTGGCACCGCGTACGCCCGCCTGCTCGACCGCACGGGTGAGTTCGCCGGCGAGGTCGTCGTCTCCGATGAGGGGGTGTTCCGCTTCTTCGCCGCCCCCGGCCGGTGGACCGTCCGCATCATCGCGGCGGGCGGCGTCACCCGCGACGTCGAGGTGGAGGCCAAGCTCGGCGAGGTGACCCAGGTCTCCATCGACCTCTGA